The Cucurbita pepo subsp. pepo cultivar mu-cu-16 unplaced genomic scaffold, ASM280686v2 Cp4.1_scaffold000309, whole genome shotgun sequence genome contains the following window.
tgtattttaaaatgtgaggaagatgagtttatatagaggagaaaagtggcaaaatgtaggattgaatattgaccattggattgtgttaggaataatggaaggtggagattaaaagtaaataaataagaatataataataaaaagttaggTGAGTAACggtcaaataaaatttaaaatttattataaatataataatataataataataaaaactatgtgagtaactaccaaaattttaaaatataataatataataatataatatagtaataataaaagtcgatgtgagtaacggttagattcaaatttatattttgtaaaataactttatttaaaaatataataataagaaaaactccacCATTGGTTACTCtcccaaaattataaatgtcatactttgatatattttgatttgtccatcattttgattttgctgccacatcatcatcacgtcgggtatgttgtctcgactgtaatttcttcgttttagctctgatttgaataattgaaaagtcgttgaaatcgttattcccgaCCTTATGCTAtggacagttcaaaatactgaaaatagttaataattaaaaagtaggtttgttatcatcaaaacatcaaaaattaattaaagtgagatcaagggccaaaaagccaacagATCATTCATCACTATAGCCCAATCCTCTTTTTATCACCATAAGacttatctaatttttttttagcataaCCTTTTTAATAAACTCGCCTTACCAAATTCttgtaaattatttgattcattttctttcaacaatttaattaatttatctttttcataaCAATCCTGCTCAAGAAATTGAACTTTATCAATTAATGCATTTTTCTCATCACTATCAAATACATGTTTTTTCACaagtttcataaaaaaattcttttgaagCTGGTTTTTCTAAATCAAGTTGCATCTcacaaaaactttaaataattatcatagGAAAGAGATTCAAGAATTACCTCGGGTGAGccatgaacaaaaatttggtACTTCTTCCTCATTTCCACTTTCATCATTGTCATTCCAAGTAGTCTTCATTGCTTTCTTTGATGATTTGAGAAGAGGACAATTCGTTCTTATATGACTTGACTTCTTACGTTCTAGCATATTATCTCATCGTTTTTGCTCTTTTCACCGTTTgactcttttttatttgtgaaatgtttcttgaattatttttctttttcatgaaatttttgtacTTATGTATAAAGTAAGAAACATCGTCTTCATCAaggactccttcatcttcgaAGTCACTTCTAAAATGATGGTCTTTAAGGCTATACTCTTCCTCTTTTTGGATTCCTCCTCCATGTGCTCCTTTATGGTAATCTCATGTGTCATGAGAGAACCAACAAGTTCATCCAAAGAAAGCTTTGTGAGATCTTTTGCTCTTAAATCGTTCATCACTTTTTCATCCCAAATTTTAGGCAAAGACCTAAGAAGTTTCCTTACATTTTCGGAGGTAGAATATactttcaagattttttaaagcatttagaatattaataaatctaGTAAACATATCGCCAATTGATTTATTTGcattcattttaaatagttcataattatgaattatctTTTAACTTGATTTGTTCCTTATGAATTACtatcaaatttcatatgcAGACGAATACATAGATCctctattaaattcatcatAAAGACAATTATAGCATTaacattaaaagaatattttttttcatatcatactcataaaaataataaaaataaatgcaagtaaaggtaataaaaaattcaaaatttattataaatataataatataataataataaaaaggaaggtGAGTAAAggttaaattcaaatttcaaaatttatttgtaaatataataatataataataataaatagtattaataaaaatgatgtgagtaatgatttttttttttttaataattcatatgatatatgatgtataaataattttatttctattttttaaaagtaattaaaaagttCACTATTCCAAAGTTCTAGATGTCATACTTTTGATTaatccatgatgtcaatttagccaccacatcatcacgttAGATATCTTGTTTCGATcgtaatttcttcgttttagctttatttgagtgattgaaaaaagcgttgaaatcgttattcccaaccttaTATTgtggaaaattcaaaatactgaTAACCATGGCTAATAATTAAGTGTAGGTTTGTTATTATCAAAACAtcacttaattaattaatttgagattaagggccaaaaagccaacagCATCAGAGAATCATTCGTTCAAAGCTTCATACATTCCAAGTGacataacatgaaacttgTATCCAAGTTTTCCTACATTCCAAATGATGTAGTCtgaacctacatccaaggcttcttatgTTCCAAGCGGTGTAGTCTGAGTCATAAACATATTGTATTGTGGGAGTTTTAGGGGTTCTTGAGCTATGAGTATGTGGACCTTGGTCCTTTGTCCTTGAGTGATACCTAGAATTCTTCTTGTCTTAATGGAATTAGGGCTTGTGTGGTacttgttcttggttcttatcCTTAAAGCAACCTCTTAATTTATTGGGTTCTTAGGAATTTACTCTAAGAGTTATTCTTTAGGCATAAATCTTAACATACCTTCAACATTTCAGAGTAACCGTCATAAgatcataacatatttcatgaAGATTATAGAAAGATCATGTTAGGGAGCCATTAGGGGTAGTTTTGTCATTTCCCTTCGGCCTTAACTTATAACTGTTTAGGTTCTAAACTTCATCCAAAGATCTTAAAATCTGAGGTAAACCTTCATGTCTTCACAAATAGACCATACTTAAATCGTTGAGTCATTTGGAGGGTGTTCCTAAACTTGGTTCAAGCCCCAAACATGATCTAATGGTTCTAGAACGTTATATAATCTttatatatcataaaataatgTCTATTATAAAGTTTCATGACATTTGAGGGTCATTAGAGTCATGGACCAAAAGTATGTTACCATAGGGGCATTATGATCATTTCACACTTACTTCTTTAGCTACTGAACATCATCCAATGacaatcaaattttatatagtCTTTACATTTCATATTATGCCTAGgttaaaaattcatgaacaaAAGAATTCATTTAGTGGATTATGTCAATGATACTTAATTTCTAAGTAAAATGTTTGATTCTTGATTTAATTCTTCCATAAtcctataaattttatttgacttAGTTCTTATTGAAATCCAAGTGGTTCCGAcaaatatttcttaagaaaagtccaGATTAGCTACTTACCTTATTGTTGAGGTTCTGGTCTCAATTCTCGAACTCCCAGTATCCGAATtgctccaaattttctttggtaGATCCATCTTTGAgcttatttttttgaaggcaTCAAGAATTTCTTAATAACCAGTTATAAATAGgtttaatttgagaaaaattgagagaaGGTTGATGGCGTGGCCAGTTCAATTGAACCAACCACGTAATCATTGTCTTCCCCCAAAACAAGAGAAGAAGACACGATGGTCAGCCTCGATACCTTAGAAACTCAATCCTTCCAACTTCATACAATGAGTATTTGGcatcgatttcttcatgaaactcaAAGATCATGTTGCAAGAAAGAGcttgaagggaatgaactttTAATTCATGTAGAGGAAGCATTGGgaaccattttaatttttattaagaattaaaacaaaacaataaataggAGAGCAAAATCTCTACCTTTGTAGGAACCTAACTTGcaaaatttcttgaaatattCCAACCATGCAAAAGTTCTTCATATCCCACAAGTTCTTCCTTACTCTGACTCGAACACAAGATCAGAACTTGTGGgagcctcttgaaagaaaatcccaaaggGATTGGAGGAgaagagtttcgagaattATCTGAATATGTGTTTTATTCTCCAGAAAAAGTGGAAGAGATTCGTATATCTTTGGCtcattgtatatatattttaggaaaatttgggtattttagaaataaaaataattagataggTTAGGAAAATAATTGAGTTATCTTAAgaatgaaaattcataactATTTTAGTAAAAGGATTTAGAtattatagaaataaataattagctATTTAGGAATAATTTGTCTAGTATCTACGATAAATACCCTCCAGCCCACCAAGGTTTTCATTCCAAGAAATCTAATTACAACAAAGTATTAGCCAGCCTATCAAGGTTTTAATCCCAATAAATCTCAAGCACACCAAGAGGAGTAGTTTCTATAAAGTATTTTGTAATCTCTCCTCAATTGGTGTAATAAAGAGTGCAAGTATTTTCCACAAACAGTTTTATAAAAAAGTCTAGTATCAGAACAAGATTGGTGTAGGTTGTCTGATCTCTTGAAATTCTTAGTATATTCTGTGGTTGTAATCTGTGACTCTACAAGTTTTGTGCCGAAaaagcttgtttggtattactgaggtataACCAATacgatgggtgatttccaaatcATTGGAGGAATTAAGAAACCTAATaacaactacaacacgtgggtaacatgcatgatgtcctatttacaaaGACAAGACCTTTGAGAGGTCACTAGTGGGAGTGAAACTACGCTGCCAAAGGAGGTGGCGCATTGcacaaatggagaatcaaagcagacAAAGCAATATTTTCCTTGAAGACCACGAtcgaagaagagatgttagagcatatttgggatgacaatacaccaaaagaagcatgggacacgttCATAatgttgttctcaaagaagaacaatacaAGGTTACAACTTCTAGAGTACGAGCtgttgtcaatttcacaacgtgaCATGACGATTGCTCAGCACTTCCACAAAGTCAAGTCAATCTGCTGGAAAATCAGTGAACTAGACCAAAAGTCCGTCATTGGAGAAGcttgaatgaagaaaatcactatCCACAGATTGCGACCAAGATATAGAAGTTTCGTAATTGTTGTACAAGAATAGCCCACTTaaccatcacttgtagagtttgaaaatttgctAGTCAGCTAAGAAGCCATAGCTAAGCAAATGGGAGGCCTCTCATCgaagagtgaagaagaagcgtTCTACACAAGTAAAAGTCAGAGCAACATTAAGCCACACGAATACCAAAATTGTGACAAAGAAATAAGTTATCAAGGAACTGCACAACCTTGGAGAGCTCAAAAGAACGACAACAAGAGTTTTCAAggaaagagatttgaaggtatttactataattgcaGGAAGAGGGTCACATGTCGGGATTGTTGGTCCAAGAAAAATTCTATTGAAAGCAATGTGGAAATCTCTAAAAAGGAGGATGAATGGGATGCAGAGGCAATATGTGCCATAGAAAAAAACGAGCTAGCACTCATGGTGATGATGAGAGAGCATATCCATTACAATGATGACTGAATCATTGATTCAGGATACTCAAACCACATGATTGACGATCAGAGTGGTGCAATGGGAGAAGGGTGGCCCTTAGAGAAGAAGTATTACCAGAATTGGACAACATTAAAGAAATTCTCCCACAGAAGACGGGGAGCAAACTTTACACATGTGCTAAGTGCTGATGTGTCTGGAGAGCCAAGTGACACTAACGTTGGAGAGAAAGAAGTGACTCAATCAAGTGAACTCggtgaaaatgaaaaggcaCCTCAACATCTTAGACAACTATAAAGAATCTAAAAGCCAAATCCAAAGTATGTCAATACAACTATTATAGAAGACGAAGTTGAAGAGCCAAAAACATATAAAGAAGTATCACAAAATACGGCTTGACAGCAggcaatggaggaagaaattatagcctTGGAGCAAAACCAAACTTGGGAACTAGTGTCAAGACCGAGAGATATCAAACGCATTTCTTGCAAGTGAGTTTACAAAATAATGTGTCTCTTGGATAGATCAATGGAGAGATACAAGGCTCGGACTATAGCTTCAAGGTTCTCTCAAcaatatggactagactatgatTAAACATTTAGACCAGTAGTGAAGATCACTGTCGTACAGGTTCCTCTAATATTTGTGgcaaataaaattgaaaattatggcAGATGGATATGAAGAATGTTTTCTTGCATGGAGAGTTGGATCGGGAGATCtacatgaaccaaccaaatgaatttgaaaatggagTTGAAGACATTTGGATGCAGCTCGACAGATCTTGCGATATGTCAAAAGTACAATCGATTATggtcttttgtacaaaagaagtGAAGACTACAAGCTAGCTGGATACTGTGATGTTGACTATGTAGGAGAACACGATACCCGAAGATCAATCACTAGGTATGTGTTCAAGCTCGATTCGAGAACAATTTCTTAGTGTAGCAAAAGACAACCAACagtatcattgtcaactaCAGAAGCAGAGTACAAAGCAACGACTGAAGCAGCTCAAGAAAGTACATGACTAAAACTCTTAATGAAGATTTGTATCAGAAAATTAACTATCCAATACCATTTCATTGCAACAAACCAATCTGCAATTCGTCTAGTAGAAAAATCGATGtttcatgctagaacaaagcatgtggaggtgcactaccatttcattagagaAAAAGTCCTaaaggaagaaatcgagatgcaATAGATCAAGCAAAATGATCAAGCGGCAGACTTGTTTACAAAAGGGCTAAATACTGATAAGCATGAGAGTTTTCGACATGGTACAACGAATGAGAACTTCTACAGAAggggagtgttaaaatataaCCACTAGCTTAATAGGGTCAAACCCAATAACTACATGAGCCCGTTGTATacatattttaggaaaatgatttagatatttatacctatatattttagaaaaattattaaggtATCTTAGAAATAAAGATacttaactttttttataaaaagatacAGACATTTCTGGAATAAATTATTAGATGTTTCATGAATAAATTGTCTAGTCTCTACTATCAATACCCCTCCACCCTACAAAAGTTTTCATTCCAAGAAATCTAAATCACAATAAAGCAGTAGCCACCTACCAAGATTTTAATCACTAATAGTTTCTACAAAATGTCTTACAAAGAGTATGACCACGTAAACCTAAGGTATAGCCTAAAAAAGCTTGTAGCTTAGAAATGAACTCCCAAGTATGAACAAGACACCGAACAAATGAATAAATGGACCTATGACATGATACTTAAGAACAAATTAAGAACTAAAAGTAAGCACttattcacatttttataCCTATTCATGCtactttaattcttttcaaataaGGATTACATAGAGCAATCAAGGCGAGGGTGTGCACAAAATACGAGGCTAGGGGTCAGACTAGATCGGTGTCTTTgtgtttctcaaattttacACTTTTCACTAACTCAATCTTGTATTTTGCCTTTGTCATTCCCCATGGTAAGTTGGGTCATACTTTTTTCCTCAAGTGATATTGACTACGGTTTTATTGGAATttcttttatcaaatatttgagTCAATAATATCTATGGCTTGAGCCCAAACACCCAAACTATCTACCTtcatatcaaatcaaataaaaaaagatgagaaagagagaaaaagggggGAATGATTAAGCTCATCATCAATGGTGATGGAGCTGTAGCTTCCCGCTAAGGCAAAGGTAACCATTGTCTCCTTCAAACCTATCTTCAAAAGTAAGGAATAAGTGTTGTATGCAAAATCCATGTGAATGAATGGATGAAGCAACCACTTATTAGTTTGTTTAGTCACTTATTATATTCACCTAAACCCCACCTTTGCTTGCTGCCCCTACTCTCTTCCTTCTTATAAAACTCCCTCTAAATCATCCATttttcatcaacaaaatggaTGATTCCTCACATTTTGAACTTAAGATCAGCCCTACCAGAGAGGATGATCCTTCCTCAACCTTTGAGCTTCACTTGCTCAAGACCACTTCCActcattctttcttctctgatGAAACCAATTCCATGTTCCTTCTCACTGCCAAACTCCCAGGTCcgtccatccatccatccatccatccatccattgtttctctttctctctctctctctctctcatttctcTCGTTTCTCTCGTTTTCCTGTTGCAGGTTTTGCAAGAGACGACATTGTGATAACTATCAATGGAAGCGGTACTCGGATCGAGATTAGTTGGGGACAACCTGTTCAGAAAATGGAGATTACGAGATGGACGtacaagaaagaaacagagacaAGGAGGTTCAAGAAGATCTTTCGAATTCCAGATGGTGTGATTTTGGATGAAATCAAGGCCACTTATAATGATGAAAAGTccattttgaagattttgatgCCCAAATTGGAGGAGGGGATCCTTGGAGTAGGAATTCAAGAAGTGAAGGAACAGGAAGCTGGCAAAGCCACATTTGAATCTCAGGATTCTGAAGCTGAGGCGATTCCACATACACCTACAGACCTTGAGACTCCGGAAACGGGCAAAGAGACCAAATTAATTGAAGATACTCATGGAAATGGAGAATTTGGAGGAGAAAATGCCAAGCAGGAAGCATTTTCCAAGATAGAATATGCAGCAGAAACAACCCCAGAAGAGATCGAGAAGCTGAAGGGCAATGAGATGGAAGATACTGATGGAGGTTCCAATGACTACTCTGAAAGTGAACAACTAGAAACAGGAGCAACAAAAGCTACAGAGTATGAGggcacaaaagaaaatatgaatggACAAATAAAGGTCCCTAAAGTTACAAGTATGGAAGGAATAGAAGTAGCGGAAGGAACATCACAAGAAACAGCCAatcatcaaaaagaaaaagaaggcaaTGCTAAAGAACATAATGGTGATATGGCAACcatgataaaaaagaaaccagaTGTCAAAACACAATCACAAGCTTCAATCGATCAAGAGCAGGAAAATTTTAAGCGAAATCGACATACTCGAGCGGAGCTGGGGAAGCCGGAAACATATAGAAACACTCGGGAATTGAAAGAACCTGAAGATATAGAAATTCCATATTTGCAAAGCCCTGCACACGAgcatgaagaaaaagaagttgatcaaaaaggaaaaagttccCAAACAAAAGATGAAACTAAAGAAGCAAGAGAAGAATGCAATTCACCACAGAAGGTGACACATCAAGATTCGAGCAAGGAGGCAAAGCAAGAGAAAAAACAGTTTAAAATGCGTATTCCAATCATCGTTGCAGGGTCAGCTCTTGTCGCATCCCTTGTAATTGTTGTGTTTAGCTtggtaaaaagtaaaaaacgaGAGAAAAATATGAGAGGTTAAAAATGCTGAAGAAATAAAAGCTTTTCGCAAGACACCCAAAATGTAAATTcgatcataataataatataaaggGCCAGTTGCTGATAATAGCACCACTTGGAACTTCCGAACGGTTGGTAAGCTCTACAGGATTGCGTCACAAACGGCCTGTACAATAGCAACTGCATTAATTATACATTTATAAAGAGATGAATGAGTTGGCAAAGAAAAGACAATGAAGAACTTTTGGCAATAAAAGCCTGCACCTAACGACAGCTAACCAATTATAATTCGAGGGACACATATATAAGGTTCTAGTTTTGCCCATGCTGTTAGCATATTTCGAAGCTCTAATTGAGAACATTTAATCTTTAAAGCACTAACTTTATGTTAACGTGCACAGAGCATTCATTTCTTGCAGAAACAATAattcaaaacttcaaattctGTAAATTTcgaaaatttgaataacaAAAGACTATTGGCTAAAGATATCAGATGAGAAATTACAAGGAGCTTGACCACATTTTTCTAAGTCAATAACATGGAGCTtgaccaaaaaataaatattagacTAATTCAATGCAGTCATTGCTAGTCACAAGTTGGTGAATGAATTTCAAACCCTTCTGGATGACCTTATAacgcttggaatgcatgaacaGCGTGGACTTCATAAGAAGCATTGTCAAAATATTAAGCATCAAGGGTAAAAGCAGGTAGGTAGAACTAACCGGATGAAGAAAACAGAACCAACTTAGAAGTATGCCTATTGGTCAAGCAAGTAATATCTTCACAGAAACAAAGGGGGGAGacaatttatagaaaatttacCATCGGAAAATTCCATTCATTGGTCgtaaagaataaagaattttCGAGCAGCAAGGCATCAGATTCGACTTATGCTCAGGCGCTCTCTTCTTCTGGCACATAAATATTCTTCTAGTTTTCACATGGCATGGATCCGGCGACTGAAGTATATCTCATATTCCCCTTTATCCTTCCTCACACAACCATGAGTCAATGCCACATACTTCCTCATTCCAAGAATTAAATAACTGAAAGTTAAACGATCGATGcttttttaaagaattgtAATGCGAGGGAGACGAGGGAGAGAGACACGGTGTGTGTGTGCACGCGTGTGTGTCCTCCCGAATGTCAGTTTCGCAGAAGCAGGGTACTCCAGCATACAATTTTGAGCAAATTCCCTGCAAAAtggaagaatgagaaaaagtTTTGCATCAAATGCAATCCACAAGTCAAAAGAACTGGCGAAACAAGTGGAACTCATTATATATACAGAGAGCACTTAAAGATCATATCCAACCATTGGCCGTTAGGAAGCCATCTCGTTATTCTTAATCAATCAAACAACCATTGCAGCGGACGTCAAATCCAATGAGAATAACGCAGAATTTCATCAAAAGATATGCCTACCTCAACACAAATTGTTTGTATTTACCATGTAATAAATATCACAAAGAACACCTACATCAACGAAGATGTAACATAGACAGAATAGGATTGTACAAGCTCCAACCCCCCAACCCACcaaaatggaaagagaaaaaagtaaGCATTGAGGAATGTGAGAGTCACATTCCGTATCTAATTTCCTTGCACAATATACACTGAACAATACAAACAAAAGCCTCTTACCCTTTTGTTTATTATACTCGTCCGTTGTCCATAACATTACACAATGCTGGAAGCCAACTTTGAAGATGTTCTGTAATCTGCAATAATCTGAGCATCTTTATTCAGGGTTATTTCCTCGTCCTAAACAATCAAGCCCCTCCGTTCTTGAGCGAACAATTCGATGGAACATCTCTCTAATCTGCCGTTCCAGAGGATCCAAGCCAATCTTCAATGCTT
Protein-coding sequences here:
- the LOC111784947 gene encoding neurofilament medium polypeptide-like, whose protein sequence is MDDSSHFELKISPTREDDPSSTFELHLLKTTSTHSFFSDETNSMFLLTAKLPGFARDDIVITINGSGTRIEISWGQPVQKMEITRWTYKKETETRRFKKIFRIPDGVILDEIKATYNDEKSILKILMPKLEEGILGVGIQEVKEQEAGKATFESQDSEAEAIPHTPTDLETPETGKETKLIEDTHGNGEFGGENAKQEAFSKIEYAAETTPEEIEKLKGNEMEDTDGGSNDYSESEQLETGATKATEYEGTKENMNGQIKVPKVTSMEGIEVAEGTSQETANHQKEKEGNAKEHNGDMATMIKKKPDVKTQSQASIDQEQENFKRNRHTRAELGKPETYRNTRELKEPEDIEIPYLQSPAHEHEEKEVDQKGKSSQTKDETKEAREECNSPQKVTHQDSSKEAKQEKKQFKMRIPIIVAGSALVASLVIVVFSLVKSKKREKNMRG